In the Cylindrospermopsis raciborskii Cr2010 genome, ATAGTTCCATTTTTTCAACCCTTCTAGATCTGCCAAATTAGTGGATTGTATGGCTCTAATCATAACTGCACCATCAATACGAATCGAACCGTAGCGCAATTCGGAATCTAACCAATTTTTCAATCCAACCCTGTCGTGAATAGTCCTATTTTCCACCAGCACTTCTAACCCCTCAGAATAGCTATAAGCACCCACAGGTAAAGAGGGACTGGCTAGTTGTAAAATAGACAAAAAACGACTATTCGTGAGAGTGATGGTCTCCATAAGCTCCTAGTTCGGGGTAAAAAGGTGCTACTTCTTCTGTCACCTCCAACTGCAATTTTTGCAGCATCGATTGTAGCACTGAATCGGGAGACAGTCGCAAATAATCAGTAGTAAGTTCCACTGGTATATGACGATTGCCCAGGTGATAAGCTGCTCGTAGTAATTGTATAGGGGTTGTGCCAACCACTGTCAAAACAGGTTCAGGTTTGGCAACAATTTTTATCCAAGTTGTTTCACTTTCATCTGCGAGCATATCTCCATGATGAATAACCCTCCCGCGAGATAAACGCCAACATATTTCCTGTCCGTTTTCTAATATCAAGCGATAACGACTGCGCCTGCGTTCCTCAGCAGTAAGGGGTAACACTAAGTCAAAAGCAGTGTGACCGTGGTCACTTTTCAGTTTTGTTAATATCAACATGGCACCCACTTACATCCATTAAAACCAAGAGACGGAGAGGGAGGGATTCGAACCCTCGTTGAAGTTTCCTCCAAACAGCATTTCCAGTGCTGCGCCTTCAACCACTCGGCCACCTCTCCAGTAGGTCATGAGTTATAACTATAAACTAAGATCTTAAAAAATGCAATGGTTAAATCAAAAAATTTTTGCCATTTTTGCCAGATATGTTTTTTACAATAGAGTGGTAAGCTACATATTTTTCCAACTCCGACGAAACATGGCTCAAACCCACACAATTACAGTTCATAATCGCCAAACTGGTCTATCCCATAGGGTGCAAGTTCCCGATGATCGGTACATTCTCCACTCCGCAGAAAACAATGGTGTGGAATTGCCCTTTTCTTGTCGCAATGGGGCTTGTACCACCTGTGCTGTGAGAGTTTTATCCGGGGAAATTTACCAACCCGAAGCTATTGGTTTATCTCCAGAATTACGTCGTCAAGGTTATGCTTTGTTGTGTGTAAGTTATGCTTGTTCCAACCTAGAGGTAGAAACCCAAGATGAGGATGAAGTTTATGAACTTCAATTCGGGCGATTTTTTGGCAAAGGTAAAGTAAGGGCTGGGTTTCCCTTAGAAGAGGACTAGAGGCAAATTAATGAGGATTATAGAACTTTTAGTACCCAGGATGGCAATTAGGGGCAATTCCTGGAATTATCTAAGTTTGCTGCCAATTGTACTTTGTTGTTCACTAATGTTGCTC is a window encoding:
- a CDS encoding 2Fe-2S iron-sulfur cluster-binding protein, giving the protein MAQTHTITVHNRQTGLSHRVQVPDDRYILHSAENNGVELPFSCRNGACTTCAVRVLSGEIYQPEAIGLSPELRRQGYALLCVSYACSNLEVETQDEDEVYELQFGRFFGKGKVRAGFPLEED
- the ureE gene encoding urease accessory protein UreE; translation: MLILTKLKSDHGHTAFDLVLPLTAEERRRSRYRLILENGQEICWRLSRGRVIHHGDMLADESETTWIKIVAKPEPVLTVVGTTPIQLLRAAYHLGNRHIPVELTTDYLRLSPDSVLQSMLQKLQLEVTEEVAPFYPELGAYGDHHSHE